A genomic window from Bacteroidota bacterium includes:
- a CDS encoding SpoIIE family protein phosphatase: protein MIRKLFTLLFLSFSFFVHAQTTSFINYGVEQGLVQSQVQTLVQDDNGNLWIGTLAGLSKYNGLTFQNFSKKDGLAEDWITASYKDAKGDIWFGHWAGGVSRYNVKSGKFESLNLEEYTRFHTVTAITEDEQGYFWIATEGSGIFIYDPAKNKMFALNVKDGLASSNVYDLAMDKSSNMWIATDHGLTICDTKGDISSPASYVNFNAARGFASDVITALELSKDGSEMWIGTGDKGAVVLQLPSGFVNRNVSTLAATMKVFGSAEGTGSDFINEITQDTHGNFWLGTTGGGAVKISPAVSTNNLLYALDHAVVKEYNTRQGLNYFNVNCMLEDREGNVWLGTDVGLNQYRGERFQLFDRLDQLNNDIVWATCVDHDGNVWLGTNDGLTKLTFYTVPETGEKKFTTKNYSTADGLGTNVILSLFEDESNTLWVGTGYGGVSRLSPGSDKFETFSTKDGLAGDVVYAINSDGHGNIWIGTKEGASRFDPLSKTFRNYTIEDGLGGNNVYRIFRDSRGTIWFGSLGGYLSAYDGKAFTKYDESSGIVHRFILTINEDKDHNIWFGAYGGGIYEFDGRTFKNYTMKNGMSTDSPYAIICDNDNNIWVGNSRGLDRFVRKDSSFIHYGKSEGFLGVEVNPNAASLGKDGALWFGTIMGAVKFDPKEDRKNETEPLTFINGLKIFMRDADFPQDGKFSYDQNHITFQFVGISLTNPEKVKYQYKLEGFDKDWSPLPTHYNEAVYSNLPPGEYSFLVKACNNDGKWNAAPVVYKFFIRPPFWQTATFYVIMILFVLFCIYGFDKWRTTNLKKQKKILEEKVEERTLELALKNEELAQKNKEVTDSIKYAKRLQDTMLLPSRELRKQFTESFILYKPKDIVSGDFYFYRLLNANGRRRALISAVDCTGHGVPGAFMSIFTNDLILQILEANANATPAKMLDELNKAMSEKMRHTIDDIQVRDGVDISLASIDVDSLEMKYAGAFNSIYMFRGKQFHEYKADKISIGGFKEESAKNYSDTTVQLQSGDTIYLFSDGYADQFGGPQGKKFKLSQMKALLLNMQDQEMIDQHRILDQAIENWKGTFEQVDDMLVIGIRV from the coding sequence ATGATCAGAAAATTATTCACTCTTCTTTTTCTTTCCTTCTCTTTTTTCGTTCACGCACAAACGACGAGTTTCATCAATTACGGCGTAGAGCAGGGACTCGTGCAGTCGCAGGTGCAGACGCTCGTGCAGGACGACAATGGTAATTTGTGGATCGGAACACTTGCGGGATTATCAAAATACAACGGGCTTACCTTTCAGAATTTCTCGAAGAAAGACGGACTCGCTGAAGATTGGATCACCGCTTCCTATAAAGATGCGAAAGGCGATATCTGGTTCGGACACTGGGCAGGTGGGGTGAGCCGCTACAATGTGAAATCAGGAAAATTCGAAAGTCTCAATCTCGAAGAGTACACGCGTTTTCATACCGTGACCGCGATCACGGAAGATGAGCAGGGATATTTCTGGATCGCAACAGAAGGTTCCGGAATTTTTATTTATGATCCTGCAAAAAATAAAATGTTTGCGTTGAATGTGAAAGATGGACTTGCGAGTTCGAATGTGTATGATCTCGCGATGGACAAGAGCAGCAACATGTGGATCGCAACTGATCACGGGCTCACGATCTGCGATACGAAAGGCGATATCAGTTCGCCGGCATCGTATGTAAATTTCAATGCAGCCCGCGGATTTGCAAGCGACGTGATCACTGCGCTCGAACTTTCGAAAGACGGATCGGAAATGTGGATAGGCACCGGCGACAAAGGCGCTGTGGTGCTGCAATTGCCTTCGGGATTCGTGAACAGGAATGTTTCTACGCTCGCCGCTACCATGAAAGTTTTCGGAAGTGCAGAAGGTACGGGTTCCGATTTCATCAATGAGATCACGCAGGACACGCACGGAAATTTCTGGCTCGGTACAACCGGGGGAGGAGCCGTGAAAATTTCTCCGGCGGTTTCTACCAATAATCTTTTGTATGCGCTCGATCATGCGGTTGTGAAAGAATACAACACCCGCCAGGGACTGAATTATTTTAATGTGAATTGCATGCTCGAGGACCGCGAAGGAAATGTGTGGCTCGGAACGGATGTGGGGTTGAATCAATATCGCGGAGAACGATTCCAGTTGTTCGATCGTCTCGATCAATTGAATAATGATATTGTGTGGGCCACTTGCGTTGATCATGATGGAAATGTGTGGCTGGGAACGAATGACGGATTAACGAAACTTACTTTTTACACGGTTCCTGAAACGGGCGAAAAAAAATTCACGACAAAAAATTATTCCACTGCCGACGGACTCGGAACAAATGTTATTCTTTCGCTCTTCGAAGATGAATCGAATACACTTTGGGTGGGAACAGGATACGGTGGAGTAAGCCGCCTTTCGCCCGGCTCCGATAAATTCGAAACGTTCAGTACGAAAGACGGGCTCGCCGGCGATGTTGTGTACGCGATCAACAGCGATGGCCATGGAAATATCTGGATAGGAACGAAAGAAGGTGCCTCGCGTTTTGATCCGCTTTCAAAAACGTTCCGCAATTACACAATAGAAGATGGACTCGGCGGAAATAACGTTTACCGGATTTTCCGCGACAGTCGCGGCACCATCTGGTTTGGTTCTCTCGGCGGATATCTTTCTGCGTACGATGGAAAAGCATTCACCAAGTACGATGAATCGAGCGGCATTGTTCATCGTTTTATTCTCACCATCAATGAAGATAAAGATCACAACATCTGGTTCGGCGCTTATGGCGGCGGCATTTATGAATTTGATGGAAGAACTTTTAAAAATTACACCATGAAAAACGGCATGAGCACCGATTCGCCGTATGCCATTATTTGCGACAACGATAATAATATCTGGGTGGGAAACAGCAGGGGACTCGATCGTTTTGTGCGCAAGGACAGCAGCTTCATTCATTATGGAAAGAGCGAAGGATTTCTCGGTGTGGAAGTGAATCCGAACGCTGCTTCATTGGGAAAAGACGGGGCGTTGTGGTTCGGAACGATTATGGGCGCAGTTAAATTCGATCCGAAAGAAGATCGCAAAAACGAAACGGAACCATTGACCTTCATCAACGGATTGAAAATTTTTATGCGTGATGCAGATTTTCCGCAAGATGGGAAATTCAGTTACGATCAGAATCACATCACATTTCAATTCGTGGGAATTTCATTGACGAATCCGGAGAAAGTAAAATACCAGTACAAGCTCGAAGGATTCGACAAAGACTGGTCGCCGCTGCCTACGCATTACAACGAAGCAGTTTATTCCAATCTTCCTCCCGGAGAATATTCTTTTTTAGTGAAGGCGTGTAACAATGACGGGAAATGGAATGCGGCCCCGGTCGTTTATAAATTTTTCATTCGCCCGCCATTCTGGCAAACCGCAACTTTTTATGTGATCATGATTCTCTTCGTGCTGTTCTGCATTTACGGTTTTGATAAATGGAGAACAACAAATCTCAAAAAACAGAAAAAAATACTCGAGGAAAAAGTAGAGGAGCGCACACTGGAACTTGCTTTGAAGAACGAAGAACTCGCGCAGAAAAACAAAGAAGTAACCGACAGTATCAAGTATGCAAAACGTTTGCAGGATACCATGCTGCTGCCGAGCCGCGAACTCAGAAAACAATTCACAGAATCTTTTATTCTCTACAAACCGAAAGATATTGTGAGCGGCGATTTTTATTTCTATCGGTTGTTGAATGCGAATGGAAGAAGAAGAGCATTGATCTCTGCAGTGGATTGTACCGGACACGGCGTTCCCGGCGCGTTTATGAGCATTTTCACCAACGATCTTATTCTGCAGATCCTCGAAGCAAATGCAAATGCAACACCCGCGAAGATGCTCGACGAACTGAACAAAGCGATGAGTGAAAAAATGCGGCATACGATCGACGATATACAGGTGCGCGATGGTGTGGATATTTCATTGGCAAGCATTGATGTTGATTCGCTCGAAATGAAATATGCGGGCGCATTCAATTCCATTTATATGTTTCGCGGAAAACAATTCCATGAATACAAGGCCGACAAGATTTCTATTGGCGGATTCAAGGAAGAAAGCGCGAAAAATTATTCGGATACAACTGTTCAATTGCAATCGGGCGATACCATTTATCTTTTCTCTGACGGGTATGCCGATCAGTTCGGCGGCCCGCAGGGAAAAAAATTCAAACTCTCTCAGATGAAAGCTTTACTGCTCAATATGCAGGATCAGGAAATGATAGACCAGCACCGCATACTCGACCAGGCCATCGAAAACTGGAAAGGAACCTTCGAGCAGGTAGACGACATGCTGGTGATCGGAATCAGAGTCTGA
- a CDS encoding DUF2029 domain-containing protein codes for MNRISYKKIFSAVGIFLALAFVIMQARAYGDFKIFLEASQLLSRHKDIYNVSLFSAPDVSGLYYYSPLWATILVPFTFISPFIPKFLWLSASVFWLVRSWVLIKRRFDLSMFSEKQKIFFLLISFAMVFRFVLYNFSLIQMTVFILWAVLESLSLFEKKKNIYGSALLALAINIKLLPVVIVPYLVYRRQFIPALFTTVFFVIYLFLPAIFIGISFNDFLLHEWWSVINPAQTTHTIEADKYVHSLTALIPSLFTPTQGDLPITRNILSLSPEAAGMITNVIRFAIIAWTLYFLGVKKNNSRGDLHVLREVSYILMVIPLIFPHQQKYAFYLLLPACAYVTYYMMRVRTLNEKRTKWISCMVLLLFSFLLMTLTTDGLIGRHYNDITQHFKTITWGALLLIVVISLCDPKDILQVVTEK; via the coding sequence ATGAACAGAATTTCTTACAAAAAAATATTTTCTGCTGTGGGAATTTTTCTCGCACTCGCGTTCGTCATCATGCAGGCGCGCGCGTACGGCGATTTTAAAATATTTCTCGAAGCATCACAACTCCTCAGCCGGCACAAAGACATTTATAATGTATCGCTCTTTTCTGCGCCCGATGTTTCGGGATTGTATTATTACAGTCCGCTTTGGGCAACGATCCTGGTTCCGTTCACTTTCATTTCGCCATTCATCCCGAAATTTCTCTGGCTGTCTGCTTCTGTGTTCTGGCTCGTGCGGTCGTGGGTGCTCATTAAAAGAAGATTTGATCTGAGCATGTTCAGTGAAAAGCAAAAAATATTTTTTTTGCTCATCTCATTTGCAATGGTCTTTCGTTTTGTGCTCTATAATTTCTCGCTCATACAGATGACTGTTTTTATTCTCTGGGCAGTACTCGAAAGTCTTTCGCTGTTTGAAAAGAAAAAAAATATTTACGGAAGCGCGCTACTTGCACTCGCAATCAATATTAAATTACTTCCTGTGGTGATTGTTCCTTACCTGGTTTACCGCAGGCAATTTATTCCCGCATTATTCACCACAGTATTTTTTGTCATTTATCTTTTTCTTCCTGCAATTTTTATCGGAATCAGTTTCAATGATTTTCTGCTTCACGAATGGTGGAGTGTGATCAACCCGGCGCAAACTACACACACGATAGAAGCCGATAAATATGTTCACAGTCTTACAGCGCTCATTCCTTCTTTATTTACCCCAACGCAAGGCGATCTGCCGATCACGAGAAATATTCTTTCGCTTTCACCGGAGGCAGCGGGAATGATCACGAACGTTATTCGTTTTGCGATCATCGCGTGGACACTGTATTTTCTTGGCGTGAAAAAAAATAATTCCCGCGGCGATCTTCATGTGTTGCGTGAAGTGAGTTACATCCTCATGGTGATCCCGCTCATTTTTCCGCACCAGCAGAAATATGCATTTTATCTCCTCCTTCCTGCGTGCGCGTATGTCACGTATTACATGATGCGCGTGCGAACACTCAATGAGAAAAGAACAAAATGGATATCGTGCATGGTACTGCTTCTTTTTTCATTTTTGTTAATGACACTCACTACCGACGGACTCATTGGCCGGCATTACAATGACATTACACAGCATTTTAAAACCATTACCTGGGGGGCGTTACTTCTTATCGTCGTAATTTCGCTTTGTGATCCGAAGGATATACTACAAGTGGTCACTGAAAAATAA
- a CDS encoding MarC family protein — translation MVLKFDIREIATATMVLFAVVDVVGSIPVIIGLRQKVGELNSEKASIASLLIMIGFLFIGEPILHLIGIEVSDFAIAGSFVLFFLSLEMILGIRLYKDEVPATASVMPLAFPLIAGTGTLTTLLSLRADYNIVSILIAIVVNVIIVYFTLKNISRLEKILGVGGVAILRKVFGIVLLAIAVKLFRTNLLAHLHFTVK, via the coding sequence ATGGTTTTAAAATTTGATATCCGCGAGATCGCCACAGCGACGATGGTTTTATTCGCCGTTGTGGATGTGGTGGGTTCTATACCGGTGATCATTGGCCTGCGCCAGAAAGTAGGGGAACTGAATTCCGAAAAAGCTTCCATTGCTTCTTTACTGATCATGATTGGTTTTCTTTTCATTGGTGAACCCATTCTTCACCTGATCGGCATTGAAGTTTCTGATTTTGCCATTGCCGGATCGTTCGTTTTATTTTTTCTTTCGCTCGAAATGATCCTCGGCATTCGTCTTTACAAAGATGAAGTTCCTGCAACGGCATCTGTAATGCCATTGGCGTTTCCGCTCATTGCCGGAACAGGTACGCTCACTACTTTACTTTCATTGCGCGCCGACTACAACATTGTGAGTATTCTCATCGCGATCGTGGTGAATGTGATCATCGTTTATTTCACGCTGAAGAATATTTCCCGTCTGGAAAAAATTCTCGGTGTGGGAGGCGTGGCTATTCTCCGGAAAGTTTTCGGGATCGTGTTGCTGGCTATTGCCGTAAAACTTTTCCGCACGAATTTACTGGCACATCTTCACTTCACGGTAAAATAA
- a CDS encoding T9SS type A sorting domain-containing protein, which produces MKNIFTTILFSSLAIALFSQPCANTANIYSFSYNGKNYEVVKEVKNWTNASACAVSRGGYLVQINDAGEQAAVYTAITFGAGVNSTYASVSDGGGIAYVWIGATDRNVEGTWLWDGNYDNVGFNFWMGQGNAGAGGGYAVASSYVNWGGTGAGAANEPDNYIGIQDCGAIGLATWPYGVAGEWNDISGANNLYYVIEYDSSFGINEHQKFHSQLYPNPANKVFNIAMENSSLQISGVKMVDQLGNLVFSQQEMNSDNISVDVSDLAEGIYFVNVYLSDGTSEYQKICVVR; this is translated from the coding sequence ATGAAAAATATTTTTACTACAATTCTCTTCTCGTCACTCGCGATCGCACTCTTTTCGCAGCCCTGTGCCAACACGGCAAATATTTATTCCTTCTCCTACAACGGAAAAAATTACGAAGTGGTGAAAGAAGTTAAGAACTGGACCAATGCTTCTGCGTGTGCAGTTTCAAGAGGAGGATATTTGGTTCAGATCAATGACGCCGGCGAACAGGCGGCGGTGTACACTGCAATTACATTTGGAGCGGGCGTGAACAGCACTTACGCGAGTGTGAGCGACGGAGGCGGGATCGCGTACGTGTGGATAGGCGCCACCGATCGCAATGTAGAAGGAACCTGGTTGTGGGATGGAAATTATGACAACGTTGGATTTAATTTTTGGATGGGACAGGGAAATGCAGGAGCGGGAGGAGGATATGCGGTGGCTTCGAGCTATGTGAATTGGGGAGGAACAGGCGCCGGCGCAGCAAATGAACCCGATAATTATATCGGCATCCAGGATTGCGGGGCCATTGGTCTTGCAACATGGCCTTATGGAGTTGCCGGAGAATGGAATGATATTTCAGGAGCAAATAATCTTTATTACGTGATCGAGTACGACAGTTCATTCGGAATAAATGAGCATCAGAAATTTCATTCACAACTTTATCCCAACCCGGCAAATAAAGTTTTCAATATTGCAATGGAAAATTCTTCCCTGCAGATCTCCGGTGTAAAAATGGTTGACCAACTCGGGAATCTTGTTTTCTCACAGCAGGAAATGAACAGCGACAATATTTCAGTGGACGTAAGTGATCTTGCCGAAGGAATTTATTTTGTGAATGTGTATTTGTCCGACGGCACTTCGGAATACCAAAAGATTTGTGTAGTGCGTTGA
- the mgtA gene encoding magnesium-translocating P-type ATPase produces the protein MINPASDPVPQLFDELKSSAAGLTHTEAERRLRLQQGKEHTQNRFARELHLLIRQFRNPLVLLLLVAVLLSGIMRETTDMFIILAILLATGFLSFIQELNAGRSVEKLQQMLAVTVGVLREEKTMKLKSSEIVPGDILELSAGDIIPADCRILESEELHVNESALTGESFSVEKSSGDVKEGASISEKTNCLWKGTHIISGTAKALVVLTGNNTIFGQLKSSLEHEEETVFEKGIRNFGIFLLKITLVLSICILVINIIFHKPIADSILFSLAIAVGMAPELLPAIMTLSMTAGAKRMLRKKVIVKKLTSIINFGEVTVLCTDKTGTLTEGVSRVNRIVDADGKEDAELYRMAKVNASLQGGFTNPIDDALRKLGEDISGYNKCGEIPYDFKRKRLSIVAEKNSNYTMITKGALTNVLDVCTSYFSAKEIRSLGKDDLARITSRFREYGEQGFRVLGLAYKNFTTQKITKTDEANMIFLGFILLEDPLKEGVLHSIERFKKLNTTLKIITGDNRHVAAYTAAELGLDTSQVLLGSGIAAMSPEALKVKVKAVQVFAEIEPQQKEHIIRALQQSGEAVAYMGDGINDVAAIHAADTGISVNDAVDVAKEAADFVLLEKDLSVLADGITEGRKTFANSLKYIFISTGATFGNMFSVAGASLLLPFLPMLPKQILLTNFLTDFPYLAVSDDNVDDSQIEKPSRWNLKTVRRFMIVFGLHSSVFDFLTFFYLYFTLHLKESGFQTGWFLESVITELVILFVIRSSRSFLKSKPSHLLILIAVLMAAFTMVLIYTPLAALFGLQSLPLAQLLMITGILFLYLVTADILKIFFFRYAMKKQGV, from the coding sequence ATGATCAATCCTGCATCTGACCCGGTCCCACAACTTTTTGATGAACTTAAAAGTTCTGCGGCGGGGCTTACCCATACAGAAGCAGAAAGGCGTTTGCGGCTGCAACAGGGGAAAGAACATACGCAAAACCGTTTTGCCCGCGAGTTGCATTTACTGATCAGGCAATTCCGGAATCCGCTCGTCCTTCTGCTGCTCGTGGCTGTTCTCCTCTCTGGGATCATGCGCGAAACAACGGACATGTTCATCATTCTCGCCATTCTTCTTGCAACAGGATTCCTGAGCTTCATACAGGAACTGAATGCAGGAAGGTCGGTAGAAAAATTGCAGCAGATGCTCGCTGTTACTGTCGGCGTGTTGCGCGAAGAAAAAACGATGAAACTGAAAAGCAGTGAAATTGTTCCGGGAGATATTCTCGAACTGAGCGCCGGCGATATTATTCCTGCCGATTGCCGCATTCTCGAAAGCGAGGAACTTCACGTGAATGAGAGTGCGCTCACGGGAGAATCTTTTTCGGTAGAGAAAAGTTCCGGCGATGTGAAAGAAGGCGCTTCCATTTCCGAAAAAACAAATTGCCTATGGAAAGGAACACACATCATCAGCGGAACGGCGAAGGCGCTGGTAGTACTCACCGGAAATAATACCATTTTCGGCCAACTGAAAAGTTCGCTCGAACACGAAGAAGAAACTGTTTTTGAAAAGGGTATCCGGAATTTCGGCATTTTCCTTTTGAAGATCACACTGGTACTTTCCATCTGCATTCTTGTCATCAATATTATTTTTCACAAACCAATCGCCGATTCAATTCTTTTTTCACTTGCAATTGCAGTAGGCATGGCGCCGGAATTATTGCCAGCCATCATGACCTTGTCAATGACTGCAGGGGCAAAACGAATGCTTCGCAAAAAAGTGATCGTAAAAAAACTTACTTCGATCATCAATTTTGGCGAGGTCACGGTGCTGTGTACGGATAAAACAGGAACACTTACTGAAGGCGTTTCGCGTGTGAACAGAATTGTGGATGCCGACGGAAAAGAAGATGCTGAACTTTATAGAATGGCAAAAGTGAATGCTTCGCTGCAGGGAGGTTTTACAAATCCTATTGATGATGCTCTGCGGAAACTCGGTGAAGATATTTCCGGTTATAACAAATGTGGAGAAATTCCATACGATTTCAAACGCAAACGCCTGAGTATTGTCGCTGAAAAGAACAGCAACTATACGATGATCACGAAAGGCGCGCTGACGAATGTGCTGGACGTGTGCACAAGTTATTTTTCCGCGAAGGAAATTCGCTCGCTCGGGAAAGATGATCTTGCGCGCATCACGTCGCGCTTCCGCGAATACGGCGAGCAGGGATTCCGCGTTCTCGGGCTCGCTTATAAAAATTTTACAACACAGAAGATTACAAAAACTGATGAAGCAAATATGATCTTTCTCGGTTTCATTCTTCTTGAAGATCCGCTCAAGGAAGGTGTGCTTCATTCAATAGAACGTTTTAAAAAATTGAATACGACTCTCAAAATTATTACCGGCGACAACAGGCATGTTGCAGCATATACTGCAGCGGAACTTGGTCTCGATACTTCTCAGGTTTTGCTTGGAAGTGGGATCGCGGCCATGTCGCCCGAAGCGTTGAAGGTGAAAGTAAAAGCAGTTCAGGTATTCGCCGAGATAGAACCGCAGCAGAAAGAGCACATCATTCGCGCACTGCAGCAGTCGGGCGAAGCGGTGGCGTACATGGGCGACGGAATAAATGATGTAGCAGCCATTCACGCCGCTGACACAGGCATTTCAGTAAATGATGCGGTAGATGTTGCAAAAGAAGCTGCCGATTTTGTATTGCTGGAAAAAGATCTTTCTGTTCTTGCTGACGGGATTACAGAAGGAAGGAAAACATTTGCGAATTCGCTGAAATACATTTTCATCAGCACCGGTGCAACTTTCGGAAATATGTTCAGCGTTGCGGGAGCTTCGTTGCTGCTTCCATTTTTACCGATGCTTCCAAAACAAATCCTGCTTACCAATTTCCTTACCGATTTTCCTTACCTCGCGGTGTCGGATGATAATGTAGATGATAGCCAGATTGAAAAGCCAAGCCGGTGGAATCTGAAAACCGTTCGGAGATTCATGATTGTTTTCGGCTTACACAGTTCTGTTTTCGATTTCCTAACATTTTTTTATCTCTACTTTACGCTTCACCTGAAAGAATCTGGATTCCAGACCGGGTGGTTTCTCGAATCGGTGATCACAGAACTTGTAATTCTCTTCGTCATTCGCTCGTCAAGATCTTTCCTGAAAAGCAAACCATCACACCTGCTCATTCTCATTGCCGTACTGATGGCTGCATTTACTATGGTGCTTATCTATACGCCACTCGCTGCCCTGTTCGGACTTCAATCGCTTCCCCTGGCGCAGCTTCTGATGATTACCGGAATTCTTTTTCTTTATCTTGTAACTGCAGATATCCTGAAAATATTTTTCTTCCGATACGCAATGAAAAAACAGGGTGTGTGA
- a CDS encoding DUF1761 domain-containing protein: MLLKEFFSHANWMAIGVAAIAYFAIGALWFSVLFGKTWMGEHKIVMPTDEKEKAKMKAMMPFMMIKTLLMNILMALAVAIVLKAIPQASINCMMGIKVGILMSGVATIPMVMGHMYTMKSLKLMIVDAGYHIFSITLMSIIISVWH, translated from the coding sequence ATGCTACTCAAAGAATTTTTCTCTCATGCGAATTGGATGGCTATCGGTGTTGCAGCAATCGCCTATTTTGCCATTGGAGCCCTTTGGTTCTCCGTACTCTTCGGAAAAACATGGATGGGCGAACATAAAATTGTTATGCCAACCGATGAAAAAGAAAAAGCAAAAATGAAAGCAATGATGCCTTTTATGATGATCAAGACATTGCTCATGAATATTCTTATGGCGCTTGCTGTTGCAATTGTTCTGAAAGCAATTCCACAGGCATCTATCAATTGTATGATGGGAATTAAAGTGGGAATACTGATGAGTGGCGTGGCTACCATTCCAATGGTGATGGGCCACATGTACACAATGAAATCACTCAAGCTGATGATCGTCGATGCGGGGTATCATATTTTTTCGATCACACTCATGTCGATCATCATTTCGGTTTGGCATTAG
- a CDS encoding HAMP domain-containing histidine kinase → MNIYSRKQLWKLLLLGAALLIVAASLWYSSRLVKKISVSEKRNVELWADAVRRKALMMEATNQLYAKIASEERKKVEIWAEASGLMSDPIIVKDNNAFTLVVDVIRNNETVPVIVVDSIGEYKTSRNLDTAMIRGDKNYIAEQLSVMRKQHDSIPIDVSNRINDPKAKPEWCYLFYRDSKVFDEIRESYVENERSFIREVASNPSSTPAIYYDSTSAKIIAFGNLDSVQLKNDSAHYLKIALKDLTNNGDTVRVTFSKNKYNIIYYSESPQLRQLRYYPVFQFIVIGMFLLVAYLLFSTARRAEQNNVWVGMAKETAHQLGTPLSSLIAWLEYLKMKGVNDEMTKEIAQDVKRLEMITERFSKIGSQPKLAYENIVDALTNSVDYIRSRSPRTVNFNFNVKGKIDVPMNVPLFAWVIENLCRNAVDAMDGTGAITIEVTDLQPFVYVDITDTGKGIPRSKQRTIFEPGFTTKQRGWGLGLSLCKRIVEQYHNGKIFVKRSEPGKGTTFRIVLNK, encoded by the coding sequence GTGAATATCTATTCCAGGAAACAATTATGGAAACTGCTTCTGCTCGGAGCGGCGCTGCTCATTGTGGCCGCATCACTCTGGTATTCGAGCCGGCTGGTGAAGAAAATTTCGGTGAGTGAAAAACGCAATGTGGAATTGTGGGCCGATGCCGTGCGGAGAAAAGCGCTGATGATGGAGGCGACCAACCAGTTGTATGCAAAGATCGCGAGCGAGGAAAGAAAAAAAGTGGAGATATGGGCCGAAGCAAGCGGACTGATGTCTGACCCGATCATTGTGAAAGATAATAATGCATTCACACTCGTGGTTGACGTGATCCGTAATAATGAAACCGTGCCGGTGATCGTGGTAGATTCCATTGGCGAATACAAAACTTCGCGCAACCTTGATACGGCAATGATCAGGGGAGATAAAAATTATATTGCAGAACAACTTTCGGTTATGCGCAAACAACATGATTCTATTCCCATCGACGTGAGCAACCGTATCAACGATCCGAAAGCGAAACCGGAATGGTGTTATCTTTTTTACCGCGACTCAAAAGTTTTCGATGAGATCCGTGAATCGTACGTGGAGAATGAACGTTCATTCATCAGGGAAGTGGCTTCGAATCCTTCTTCTACTCCCGCCATTTATTACGATTCCACTTCAGCAAAAATAATTGCATTCGGAAATCTTGATTCCGTACAATTGAAAAATGATTCGGCACATTACCTGAAAATAGCGTTGAAAGATCTGACCAATAACGGCGATACGGTGCGCGTGACTTTCAGTAAAAATAAATACAACATCATTTATTATTCCGAGTCGCCTCAATTACGGCAGTTAAGATATTATCCCGTTTTCCAGTTCATCGTGATCGGAATGTTTTTATTGGTGGCTTATCTTTTATTCAGCACCGCGCGAAGAGCTGAGCAGAATAATGTGTGGGTGGGAATGGCAAAAGAAACTGCGCACCAGTTGGGCACACCTTTATCGTCTCTCATTGCGTGGCTCGAATATTTGAAGATGAAAGGAGTGAATGATGAGATGACGAAAGAAATTGCGCAGGATGTGAAACGGCTTGAAATGATCACGGAACGATTTTCGAAAATAGGATCGCAACCGAAATTAGCGTATGAAAATATTGTGGACGCGTTGACTAACTCGGTTGATTATATCCGTTCACGTTCTCCGCGCACGGTTAATTTTAATTTCAATGTGAAAGGAAAAATTGATGTGCCCATGAATGTTCCGCTCTTTGCGTGGGTGATCGAGAATCTTTGTCGCAATGCGGTGGATGCGATGGACGGAACAGGAGCGATCACGATTGAGGTGACCGATCTTCAGCCATTCGTTTATGTTGACATCACCGATACCGGCAAAGGAATTCCGCGCTCGAAACAACGCACCATTTTTGAACCCGGCTTTACCACCAAGCAACGCGGATGGGGACTCGGACTTTCGCTCTGCAAAAGAATTGTGGAGCAATATCACAATGGAAAAATTTTCGTGAAGCGTTCGGAGCCCGGAAAAGGAACGACGTTCAGGATCGTACTGAATAAATGA